Part of the Sporosarcina sp. FSL K6-2383 genome is shown below.
GTAAAATGCCCCATGACATTGCTTCCTCTTTTGAAGTAGCCCCAACATCAATGAACATATCTTTAATATCGACTGGTTTTTTACGTGCTTCTGGCGAGAGGATATGTGGAGGCTTCGATCCGATAACTCCTGTTACTGTATCTCCTTTGCGTGTCACAATCGTCACACGCTGCGCTAGCATTACCTGTGACCACCAACCACCAACCGTTTGGAAGGATAAGAATCCTTTGTCGTCGATTTTTGAAACCATGAAACCAACTTCATCAAGATGCCCTGCTAGCATGATTTTCGGACCATTCACATCGCCCGTTTTTTTAGCAATTAATGAACCCAAACCATCCTGATCAATTTCATCCGCATACGGCTCTATGTACTTCTTCATCACTTCACGCGGTTCACGTTCATTTCCCGGAATCCCCTTCGCATCTGTGAGCGCTTTCAACATTTCTAACGTTTCATCTAATTTCGTCAATTACTTCGACCTCCTAAATAAATCATACATGAGTAGTATATGCGAAATGGAGGCTATTATCAAAACATTTCGGATTGAAAATCAAAAAATAGGAGGCAGCATGCTCCGTTAAGATCGATATCTACCTGCATCCCTCAACATATATGGCACCGTAGTTTTACTATCAATCGCCCCTTCGAACTCATTCGAGATATGGATATACGGTTCTGCCTGTTGCAAGTTCATCCAAGTAACTTCCTCGATTTCTTCTGGTAGTGAAATATTGATTTCCCCACCGATTATTTTCCCTGTAAAAGTAAAGAAAATAGTGTGATGTCCTCTTTCCTCAAAAAACGCTTCACCTACACTAAAAATCCCGCCCAATTGTACATCTAATCCCGTTTCTTCTTTCACCTCACGAATAGCGGCCTCTTCAAGCGTTTCCCCCCGCTCCACTGCTCCGCCCGGAAGTGTATAGTAAGAAGCACCAGGTCCTTTATTCTTAACTAATAATACATTCTCCTCGTGCTCGTCAACTAACAAGACATACGCAACATCAACCCTTTTCATCTTTTCAGCTCTCCTTTTCACTTCATTAATTTGTGACCATCATCCCCTTGATTTATGTTAAATTACAATCTCAAATTCTTTAACATATACCGCATTTCCTCTGATTTCAATATCATAACTTTCCTGATTTTTAGAAACACCAACCTGTACACGACCATCTTTGCCAATTTCATGGCCCTGCTCTACCACAAGATTCAAGTGTTCTTCAAAATCATTGTCGATATACGTTGCATAATAAGCACCCATGACACCTGAAGCTGTTCCTGTCACTGCATCCTCAATTGTTCCTGAAAAAGGGGATGAAAAATGACGGGCATGCATATCAGCATTTTCATCATATGTTTCCAAGCAAAAAGGATGGATCGATGCTTTAGGTATTTCTTTTAAAATGCTTGGGAATATTTCAGTATTTGGTTTCATTCTCTTGAACGCACTAAGTGTCTTAATCGGAACTAATAGCGTCCATATCCCTGTACTACCATAGACAATTGGAAAATCCCCGTCAATATCAGATTTCTCAAGTCCGATTGCATGAGCCAATTCTTCAGATGAACTATTAAATTCTTCAAACTGTGGTGAAGCCTGTTTCATCGTTATGTAGAATGTATCATCAGTTAGCGAATCTATACGGATTGGCAAAATCCCGGCTCTCGTTTCAATTGTTAATTCATCTTTTTCAGTTAATAAACCCCTAGATTTTAAAGCAAATATGGTTGCCATTGTCGCATGCCCACATAAGTCCATTTCATGCCCCGGCGTGAAATAACGAATTCGAAGATCCGCCACAGATGATTGAACCGGAAAAGCAGTCTCATTAAATCCAACTTTAACAGCGATTTCTTGCATCTCCTTATCGGTTAAGTCATCTCCGTTTAACACAACTCCCGCAGGATTTCCTTTATTCGGCTCTGTGCTAAATGCATCATAATGGTAAACCGTAACAGACTTCATGTCTCATTCCCCCATCTTAATAACTTTCTTACTGCACACTTAGAATTTTAACAAATTTATCAGTCTTTGAGTTACTATAAAAGAAAATACTTTTTGAGGTGGAATCGTATATGCTCGATATGTTTTCTTATAATTGGCAAGTAAGAGATGATTGGTTTGATTGGAGTCAACAGATTTCAATCGAAGAACTTACACAAAAACGAACAGGTGGTATGGGGAGTATTTTGCGTAATTTATTTCATGTAATTGATTGTGAACAGATTTGGATTAATCAAATGAATGGAACGCCTGTGATAGTGAAAGATATGAACAGCATTTCTACTCTACAAGAGGTCATAGAGTTTTCTACCAGTACAAAATTGATAACCCAAGGTTTTATGCAATCATGGACACCTGATTGTGAACAAAAGGTCTTTGAAATGAAAAGGCGAAATGGCGATACGTCCTACTTTACATACGGGAAAATAATGCGACATATCATTTCACACGAAATTCATCATATAGGCCAAGTATCCGTCTGGTCTAGGGAGCTTGAGATGAAACCTATTTCTTCTGATTTACTGTTTAGGGAATATTAAACGATTACCAAACTACATACCCTACCTCTGGTTACTATAGTAGCGGATATATTAAAAAGACCACACCGATAGTAGAGCATCGGTGTGGTACTTATAATAGGCCAGTTCCCAAGTAGAAATAATCTATCCTAGCGACAAAATGCCAGGGGAGATTATTTCCTTTGTAACATCGCCTATACTCATCCAATCACATCATATAGCCTTCTTTAAACAAGCTAAATTCTTCCTTTAATAGTTGGTAATCTAATTGATCATTCATTAAATCCAGTTCGATTGCGCGGAGTTGTTGTTGTGATTTTTGCACATCTAGGAAAATAATTTCTCCTAACTCGTACAATTCTTTTTGCTGATTGTGTTCACTATTCGTCTGCTCTACTTTTCCTTCTGCAATTTTTATTCGATCACTTAATACTTCGAATCGATTCTCAAACTCATAAGCTTTG
Proteins encoded:
- a CDS encoding NUDIX hydrolase; the protein is MKRVDVAYVLLVDEHEENVLLVKNKGPGASYYTLPGGAVERGETLEEAAIREVKEETGLDVQLGGIFSVGEAFFEERGHHTIFFTFTGKIIGGEINISLPEEIEEVTWMNLQQAEPYIHISNEFEGAIDSKTTVPYMLRDAGRYRS
- a CDS encoding PhzF family phenazine biosynthesis protein, which produces MKSVTVYHYDAFSTEPNKGNPAGVVLNGDDLTDKEMQEIAVKVGFNETAFPVQSSVADLRIRYFTPGHEMDLCGHATMATIFALKSRGLLTEKDELTIETRAGILPIRIDSLTDDTFYITMKQASPQFEEFNSSSEELAHAIGLEKSDIDGDFPIVYGSTGIWTLLVPIKTLSAFKRMKPNTEIFPSILKEIPKASIHPFCLETYDENADMHARHFSSPFSGTIEDAVTGTASGVMGAYYATYIDNDFEEHLNLVVEQGHEIGKDGRVQVGVSKNQESYDIEIRGNAVYVKEFEIVI
- a CDS encoding DinB family protein, coding for MLDMFSYNWQVRDDWFDWSQQISIEELTQKRTGGMGSILRNLFHVIDCEQIWINQMNGTPVIVKDMNSISTLQEVIEFSTSTKLITQGFMQSWTPDCEQKVFEMKRRNGDTSYFTYGKIMRHIISHEIHHIGQVSVWSRELEMKPISSDLLFREY